TATCTTCTCCGGGTTGAATCATTCCATATTTATTGGCAACATCCATTTTAATATCTTCTATTAAAGGAAATTTAACTTCCATATCTTTCATTCCCTTGTACTGAATTTTTTCTTTTATTGTTCTTAGCCAGGCAATATGGCTATATAGTCCGTCGACCGATAAGCCTACCAAATCGCAATTTGCTTTATGAAACTCCGATTCCATCTTAGAAAATGTCATAAACTCGGAGGTGCAAACGGGTGTAAAGTCGGCAGGATGACTAAAAAGAATTACCCATTTTCCCTGATAATCGTTTGGGAAGTGAATATTTCCCTGGGTTGTTACAGCTCTAAATTCTGGCGCCTTATCACCAATTCGAGGCATGCTAAATGTCCTGAGATCCTTGTTTTCTTCCATGGTTTAAAGTTTTGTTATTGGTAAAAAGAAAATAATGATGTATTGAAATCTGTATTGATTTCAAATAAATAGAAATGTGTAAGGGAGTACAGAATATGATAAAATATCTGCATTAGTTTATTAAAATTAGTTTATTACCAAACAGAAGTCAAGTTATGTGCTATTTAAAAGTCTAATTTTTAATGAGTTTTAATTGGAGAGAAACAGTGGTTTTATTTTTTTTCTTTTACAGTATTAATATCAAGCCAGTGAAAAGCTTCTTTTTCGGAGTGAAATACTTTGGCATTTTGAATTCTAATTTGAATTTCAAAAAGCATAGCCATGCGGGTATCGTAGTTGTCACTTACAATAATGGCACATTTGTTTAATATAGGAGAGTATTTTTCGTACTCGTCGATATAGTTATCTAAATCCTTAAGAGTTAAAAGAACTTTTGCTTGTGTAAAATCTGAAATTACGTTGTAAGTTTCGTCGAAAAGTTCATCTTCACGGGTACTTAGTGTATGATGAATTAAATCATTCCACTTAAAATACCCGTAATAATACTCTTTAATTAGTTTTAAATCTGGTATTATTTTGTATTTGAACTTCATACAATTTACTTTTAATTAAATATAGTAAGATCGCTTAAGCCGAACAAAAAAAATTACAAATGATTGATTTTATTGTTAATATTTTTTTTTGTTTTAACATCGTTTGGAGAATAATGTCGGCTTAACCATTTGCTTAAACCATCCATTCCAGGAAAAAGCACACGTTCATTTATATTTACCTGATCAAGTTTGTCGCGAATTTCCCATTTCATTTCGGCCGGAATTCTAATTCTAAAATATAAATCGGGTTTGTCTATAAGCCATTGGTTAAGAATTGCATTTGAATGCGACATAAATGTAAATATTGCATATTGATTTACAATTCTATCATCAATTGAAGCTGGCTCAAAGGCTACTACAAAATCACTTTTTTCTTTTGATAATTCGCTGATATTTTGATATAACTCATGAAGCATATCAATGGTAAAACTATTAGAACCTATTTTATTTAGCTTGGATTGCAATTTATCGGGAAGATAATTTTTAAGATTTTCATAATTCAGAGCCCAAATTACACCATCTTTATGATATTTATTAAGTTCGGCAGTAGCAAAATGAAGTGCAACATAAGGTGAATAAGTCCAATCTAAAAGTCGGGTGGGTAAACCATGGTGTTGCGCCAATGCAAGCCATTCCCAATCCGATTTATTATTACTATCGGGACTGAAAGAGTATTTCTTAAAGTTTCTTAGTAAATGAAATTCCAGATCTTCAAATGGCCCTTTTAGCCTAATTAATGAAGTTTTTAACTGGTAATCGAATTTGGGTAAGCCCCTATAAATATAAGGTGAACGGGTTCTGTTTATTTTCTGATTAAAAGAATCGGTAAATAATAAGTCCTGAAGCTCGGACCAGGTTGTTGGAACAATTTCTTGTTTTAATTTCATTTTTGGATAGATAGGTTTTACATTATTAAAGTTGCAAATAATGCTTTAAATGCAAGTAGAAAAGAATTAAATTTTTACACTTTTTTTTAATATA
This genomic interval from uncultured Marinifilum sp. contains the following:
- a CDS encoding peroxiredoxin, giving the protein MEENKDLRTFSMPRIGDKAPEFRAVTTQGNIHFPNDYQGKWVILFSHPADFTPVCTSEFMTFSKMESEFHKANCDLVGLSVDGLYSHIAWLRTIKEKIQYKGMKDMEVKFPLIEDIKMDVANKYGMIQPGEDNTKAVRAVFYVDPHGIIRTIIYYPLSIGRNFDEIYRVLIALQTADKFSVATPADWRPGDEVIVPPAGSCGVAKDRMENEDENVHCYDWFFCTKKLDQKEIFRSILKK
- a CDS encoding FRG domain-containing protein is translated as MKLKQEIVPTTWSELQDLLFTDSFNQKINRTRSPYIYRGLPKFDYQLKTSLIRLKGPFEDLEFHLLRNFKKYSFSPDSNNKSDWEWLALAQHHGLPTRLLDWTYSPYVALHFATAELNKYHKDGVIWALNYENLKNYLPDKLQSKLNKIGSNSFTIDMLHELYQNISELSKEKSDFVVAFEPASIDDRIVNQYAIFTFMSHSNAILNQWLIDKPDLYFRIRIPAEMKWEIRDKLDQVNINERVLFPGMDGLSKWLSRHYSPNDVKTKKNINNKINHL